Proteins encoded within one genomic window of Bacteroidota bacterium:
- the argS gene encoding arginine--tRNA ligase → MNRIEGEIAKHTAAAVLELYNVELDPEKVSIQKTNPDFRESGDLTVVIFPITRLSRKAPDVTAHEIGGYLAAHMAEVKSFGVVKGFLNILLKEQYWLDYLSEEITKENFGIDTTGKGEKLMIEFSSPNTNKPLHLGHIRNNLLGDSISRILKANGKNVVKVNLVNDRGIHICKSMLAWQKWGNGETPQSSGLKGDKLVGKYYVEFDKHLKAEIAEMVAGGAAQDDAAKNAPLMQQAQQMLQQWEAGDEEVRKLWQTMNGWVYKGFDETYKKLGIAFDKTYYESQTYLLGKEIVAEGLANKVFHQKEDKSVWIDLTEEGLDEKLLLRSDGTSVYMTQDLGTARLRFDEFQPSRMIYVVGNEQNYHFDVLKKVMKTAGFVWADGIHHLSYGMVELPEGKMKSREGTVVDADDLVDDMIATARETTETLGKTAGFSEAEAAELFSLIGLGALKYFILKVDPEKNMMFNPKESIDFNGNTGPFIQYTHARIRSMLRRSEMDITLLNVDESVTILPDERELIKLLYEFPAVVKQAGEMMSPALIANYTFELAKEYNQFYQKIPVLKEENNALQRMRLLLTAHTGKVIASAMSLLGISVPEKM, encoded by the coding sequence ATGAACCGTATAGAAGGCGAAATTGCAAAACATACTGCTGCGGCAGTTCTTGAATTATATAATGTGGAACTTGACCCGGAAAAAGTTTCCATCCAGAAAACAAATCCCGATTTCCGCGAAAGCGGCGACCTTACCGTTGTTATTTTCCCGATTACCAGATTATCGCGTAAAGCGCCTGACGTTACTGCACACGAAATTGGAGGTTATCTTGCCGCGCATATGGCTGAAGTGAAGAGTTTTGGTGTGGTCAAGGGTTTCCTGAATATACTGCTTAAGGAACAGTACTGGCTGGATTATCTGAGCGAAGAAATTACAAAAGAAAATTTTGGGATTGATACTACGGGCAAAGGCGAAAAACTGATGATAGAGTTTTCATCGCCCAACACCAACAAACCATTGCATCTGGGGCATATCCGCAACAACCTGCTGGGCGATTCCATCAGCCGCATCCTGAAAGCAAACGGGAAAAATGTGGTGAAGGTGAATCTGGTGAACGACCGGGGCATACACATCTGCAAGTCCATGCTCGCATGGCAGAAATGGGGAAACGGTGAAACACCGCAGTCATCGGGATTGAAAGGCGATAAGCTGGTGGGGAAATATTATGTTGAGTTTGACAAACATCTCAAGGCGGAAATTGCTGAAATGGTTGCCGGTGGCGCCGCTCAGGATGATGCGGCAAAAAATGCGCCGCTGATGCAGCAGGCTCAGCAAATGCTTCAGCAGTGGGAGGCAGGCGACGAAGAAGTGCGCAAACTCTGGCAAACCATGAACGGATGGGTGTATAAAGGTTTTGATGAAACATACAAAAAGCTCGGCATCGCTTTCGATAAAACGTATTACGAATCGCAAACGTATTTGCTGGGAAAAGAAATAGTGGCTGAAGGTCTTGCCAATAAGGTGTTTCATCAAAAAGAAGATAAATCTGTATGGATTGACCTTACGGAAGAAGGGCTTGATGAGAAGCTGCTGCTCAGGAGCGACGGCACTTCGGTGTATATGACGCAGGATCTGGGCACTGCCAGATTACGTTTCGACGAGTTTCAGCCGTCACGCATGATTTATGTGGTGGGCAATGAACAGAATTATCATTTTGATGTGTTGAAAAAAGTGATGAAGACGGCAGGATTCGTCTGGGCCGATGGTATTCATCACCTCTCATACGGCATGGTGGAGCTGCCTGAAGGCAAAATGAAATCGCGCGAAGGAACTGTGGTGGATGCCGATGATTTGGTTGACGATATGATTGCCACTGCGCGCGAAACAACCGAAACACTTGGAAAAACAGCTGGTTTCAGTGAGGCGGAAGCCGCTGAATTATTTTCGCTTATTGGTCTGGGTGCACTCAAATATTTTATTCTGAAAGTGGATCCCGAAAAGAATATGATGTTCAATCCTAAGGAATCCATTGATTTTAACGGCAACACCGGACCTTTCATTCAGTACACGCATGCACGCATTCGCTCGATGCTGCGCCGTTCCGAAATGGATATAACGCTGCTGAATGTCGATGAATCGGTAACTATTTTACCCGATGAACGTGAACTGATAAAATTGTTATACGAGTTTCCTGCGGTTGTAAAACAGGCAGGCGAGATGATGAGTCCCGCGCTCATCGCGAACTATACGTTTGAACTGGCAAAGGAGTACAATCAGTTTTATCAGAAAATTCCGGTGCTGAAAGAAGAAAACAATGCACTTCAACGGATGCGGCTGCTGCTTACGGCACACACCGGAAAAGTGATTGCATCGGCCATGAGTTTGCTGGGCATAAGCGTGCCTGAAAAAATGTAA
- a CDS encoding M4 family metallopeptidase, translating to MKRFTLTLAIICSVIAANSYAQVFTPSNSKLSAIAKVTDKGGWITFNDNFKTAPADVFSSQKAAFGLGSGDEMKLVKSSTDKIGYTHYKYQQLYKGIPVAGADYIIHGSNGKALTGNGNIVSGLTCGSTPQLQAKTAIDIALKLMNAERYMWENPQNEEMLRTTTGNQNATYYPEAKLVIFDKHFSGVASKYRLAWKVNVYAEKPLGKRDIYIDALSGEVIHTINDIKTTDVPGSAHTKYSGTQPITTDSTAPGQYRLRETSRSGIETYDMNTGTVYGSAVDFTDTDNDWNNINAQKDEVATDAHWGAEMTYDYYFTQFGRNSYDDAGAKLMSYVHYDVGYDNAFWDGFRMTYGDGSTYKPFTALDICGHEITHAVSDGTAGFVYQDESGALSEGFSDIFGTSVEFFALGSAGDWKMGEDIDPAGIGLRSINDPKSTQNPTTYHGQYWATGVFDNGGVHTNCSLASYWFYLLSQGGSGSNDLGLQFSVQPVGLDTAEAIAYRGLTIYLTSNSTYADARMATLQAAIDLYGSCSRPYIQASNAWYAVGVGQAVTDYDLSMYKITEPVTGCGLTTTPVSISAIYNGCNLSIPSGDTLYMNYVLDGGAVVTDTLVLSADINPGDTLNYTFAQAADASALGMHDLTCFITFNLDTISYNDTIQGYQFENRLFQNSDVALSAIVEPFSECHLTDAETVKVKVAFHGCDYLIPGSSIRLGYSVDGGTAVYDTLTTVANLLPDSTVEFTFAPTADLSAVGTHYIKAWTAFDIDSNQMNDTLFGYAVKNPLSITDTIITFDEANPSKNYVVNLGIYAHAFTSHTAYHTGPLGFQMTGGNAMAYYDLLEFPNGNNTWQINDFLSAKITFCVDATAWTHCNMKFDLKQTFGEAAYTNLIGPGDYRIASNLRVLVNNSIQVGGTYNPATAASDPYATYFVNLDAFAGTRFTVAFETRNIAKDTLGFKMDNAYLDNIRFREADFSEVGESAKLDNYVALYPNPSTGKLFIDYFANRNQDVTVNIMDITGRIIQSNIESANTGLNRFNCDLSNNTAGIYFISLRTTDGVFNSKVVKE from the coding sequence ATGAAGAGATTTACTCTCACGTTAGCCATCATTTGTTCGGTTATAGCCGCGAACAGTTATGCACAGGTTTTCACACCTTCCAATTCAAAACTTTCGGCCATTGCAAAAGTGACCGATAAAGGCGGATGGATAACATTTAATGATAATTTCAAAACGGCTCCTGCCGATGTTTTCTCAAGTCAAAAAGCTGCTTTCGGCCTGGGAAGCGGCGATGAGATGAAATTAGTTAAGAGTTCAACAGATAAGATTGGATATACTCATTATAAGTATCAGCAGTTGTATAAAGGCATTCCTGTTGCAGGTGCCGATTATATCATTCACGGAAGCAACGGAAAAGCACTGACCGGAAACGGTAATATTGTTTCAGGTCTTACGTGCGGCAGCACACCGCAGCTGCAGGCAAAAACTGCGATAGATATAGCCTTAAAGCTGATGAATGCCGAACGCTATATGTGGGAAAATCCACAAAATGAAGAAATGCTGCGCACCACTACAGGTAATCAAAATGCTACCTATTATCCTGAAGCAAAACTGGTGATTTTCGACAAGCATTTTTCAGGAGTTGCCTCTAAATACCGTCTCGCCTGGAAGGTGAACGTATATGCTGAAAAACCTCTTGGCAAACGCGATATTTATATTGATGCCCTGAGCGGTGAAGTAATCCATACAATTAATGATATCAAAACGACCGATGTGCCGGGATCAGCGCATACAAAATACAGCGGAACTCAGCCCATCACCACAGATTCAACGGCACCCGGTCAGTACAGACTTCGCGAGACATCGCGCAGCGGCATTGAAACTTATGACATGAACACCGGAACTGTTTACGGCTCGGCTGTTGATTTTACCGATACCGATAATGACTGGAATAATATCAACGCACAGAAAGACGAAGTAGCAACCGATGCGCACTGGGGTGCAGAAATGACGTACGATTATTATTTCACCCAATTTGGACGGAACAGTTATGATGATGCCGGTGCAAAACTGATGAGCTATGTTCATTATGATGTTGGCTATGATAACGCATTCTGGGATGGTTTCCGCATGACATACGGTGATGGCAGTACTTACAAGCCGTTTACGGCTCTTGATATCTGCGGTCATGAAATTACTCACGCTGTCAGCGACGGAACCGCAGGTTTTGTTTATCAGGATGAATCGGGTGCCCTGAGCGAAGGTTTCAGCGATATTTTTGGCACTTCGGTTGAGTTTTTCGCACTGGGAAGTGCCGGCGACTGGAAAATGGGCGAAGATATTGACCCCGCAGGCATCGGACTGCGCAGCATCAACGATCCGAAATCAACACAGAACCCGACTACGTATCACGGGCAATACTGGGCAACCGGAGTTTTTGACAACGGAGGTGTTCATACCAACTGCAGCCTTGCATCATACTGGTTCTACCTGCTCAGTCAGGGTGGCAGCGGTTCCAACGACCTCGGTCTGCAATTTTCAGTGCAGCCTGTTGGACTCGATACAGCCGAAGCTATTGCCTATCGCGGACTCACTATTTATCTTACCAGTAACTCAACCTATGCCGATGCCCGCATGGCAACACTGCAGGCAGCCATCGACCTTTACGGAAGTTGTTCCAGGCCTTATATTCAGGCATCGAATGCATGGTATGCCGTGGGTGTTGGTCAGGCCGTTACCGATTATGATTTATCTATGTATAAAATTACCGAACCTGTTACCGGTTGCGGACTCACCACAACTCCCGTAAGTATCAGTGCCATCTACAACGGTTGCAATCTGAGTATCCCTTCCGGCGATACCCTTTATATGAACTATGTATTAGACGGCGGAGCAGTTGTTACGGATACACTGGTTTTATCAGCCGACATCAATCCCGGCGATACACTGAATTATACCTTTGCACAAGCTGCAGATGCCTCTGCACTGGGCATGCATGACCTTACCTGTTTCATTACGTTCAATCTAGATACAATTTCTTATAACGACACCATTCAGGGTTATCAGTTTGAGAACAGGTTATTCCAGAACAGTGATGTCGCCTTGAGCGCCATCGTGGAGCCGTTTTCGGAATGCCACCTCACCGACGCTGAAACAGTAAAAGTAAAGGTAGCATTTCATGGCTGCGATTACCTTATTCCGGGAAGCAGCATCAGGCTTGGCTATTCAGTTGACGGCGGAACGGCAGTTTATGATACGCTGACAACAGTTGCCAACCTTCTCCCCGATTCTACGGTAGAGTTTACTTTTGCACCCACGGCCGACCTCTCGGCAGTCGGAACACATTACATCAAAGCATGGACTGCCTTTGATATTGACAGCAACCAAATGAATGATACTCTTTTTGGGTATGCAGTTAAAAATCCTTTATCGATAACCGATACCATCATTACATTTGATGAGGCAAACCCGTCAAAAAATTACGTTGTGAATCTGGGTATATACGCACATGCGTTCACTTCGCATACAGCATATCATACAGGACCGCTCGGCTTCCAGATGACCGGCGGAAATGCCATGGCATATTATGACCTGCTGGAATTCCCCAACGGTAACAACACCTGGCAAATCAATGATTTTCTTTCGGCAAAGATTACGTTTTGTGTAGATGCTACCGCATGGACACATTGCAATATGAAATTCGACCTCAAGCAGACCTTCGGCGAAGCGGCATACACCAATCTGATAGGTCCGGGAGATTATAGAATTGCAAGTAATCTCAGAGTGCTTGTAAATAATTCCATACAAGTTGGCGGAACATACAATCCGGCTACAGCCGCATCCGACCCTTATGCCACCTATTTCGTGAATCTCGATGCATTTGCCGGAACTCGCTTTACCGTTGCCTTTGAGACACGCAATATTGCTAAAGACACCTTAGGATTTAAAATGGATAATGCCTACCTCGACAATATCCGCTTCCGCGAAGCTGATTTCAGCGAAGTTGGCGAAAGCGCCAAACTCGACAATTACGTTGCACTGTACCCGAATCCCTCAACCGGCAAACTGTTTATTGATTACTTCGCGAACAGGAATCAGGATGTAACTGTAAACATAATGGACATCACCGGAAGGATTATTCAGAGCAATATAGAATCAGCCAATACCGGTTTGAACCGTTTCAACTGCGACCTCAGTAACAATACCGCAGGTATCTATTTCATCAGCCTCAGAACCACGGACGGAGTGTTCAACAGCAAGGTGGTGAAGGAGTAG
- a CDS encoding MATE family efflux transporter, translating to MLTYPIILGLLAENMINFIDTVFLGRVGEVALGGSAIGGLFYVMLFILGFGFSLGTQILISRRNGEGNYTEVGRIFRHSMIFLVVFAAVLAIVVRTAGHSMLRGVIASPNIYDAAMTFLDYRIFGLVFVFAACSYRAFFVGIMKTRILTYNALIMAGVNILLDYILIFGHWGFPKMGIAGAGIASATAEAVSLLHFYLVARFTRDQQRYGIFKKGIFDFSLIRSIFGVSFFTMLQHFIALGGWWVFFMIIEKTGEHPLAISNIVRSIYMIFLIPIWAFSSATNTVVSNLIGENRKSEVMSAIRRIALLCLAVVAAMVVPALGLTRQIISLYTNNNQLIIDSQPVLFVVLGVLIIFSFAMTTFSGVTGTGNTRTALLIECLAISIYLTAVYLISVYTTHSIAVIWCSEYIYIIMLAIFSFLYMRNGKWKERSI from the coding sequence TTGCTCACCTATCCAATCATACTTGGATTGTTGGCAGAGAACATGATCAATTTCATTGATACTGTTTTTCTCGGGCGCGTTGGCGAAGTGGCCCTGGGCGGTTCGGCCATTGGCGGGTTGTTTTACGTGATGCTGTTCATTCTCGGCTTCGGTTTCAGCCTGGGAACTCAGATTCTGATTTCACGTCGCAACGGTGAGGGCAACTATACCGAGGTCGGACGGATTTTTCGCCACAGCATGATTTTTCTGGTGGTTTTTGCAGCCGTTCTGGCTATTGTCGTAAGAACAGCTGGGCACAGCATGCTCAGGGGTGTTATAGCTTCGCCGAATATTTACGATGCCGCCATGACCTTTCTTGATTACCGTATCTTCGGACTGGTATTTGTTTTCGCGGCGTGCAGCTACAGGGCATTTTTCGTGGGCATCATGAAAACCCGCATTCTTACGTATAATGCGCTGATAATGGCCGGCGTGAACATTCTGCTCGATTACATACTGATATTCGGTCACTGGGGTTTCCCGAAAATGGGAATTGCGGGAGCCGGCATAGCCTCGGCCACGGCTGAAGCCGTAAGCTTGTTACATTTTTATTTGGTGGCACGCTTCACCCGCGATCAACAGCGTTACGGCATCTTCAAAAAAGGCATTTTTGACTTCAGCCTGATACGCAGCATTTTCGGAGTATCGTTTTTCACCATGCTTCAGCATTTCATCGCGCTTGGCGGATGGTGGGTGTTCTTTATGATTATCGAGAAAACGGGCGAACATCCGCTTGCCATATCCAATATTGTGCGCAGTATTTACATGATATTCCTTATTCCCATCTGGGCATTCAGTTCGGCGACCAATACTGTGGTGAGCAACCTGATTGGCGAAAACCGTAAAAGCGAAGTAATGTCGGCCATACGCCGTATTGCCTTGCTGTGTCTGGCCGTGGTGGCAGCCATGGTTGTACCCGCCTTAGGGTTAACCCGACAAATCATCTCACTTTATACCAATAACAATCAGTTGATTATTGACAGTCAGCCGGTACTGTTTGTGGTGTTGGGCGTACTTATCATCTTTTCTTTTGCCATGACTACTTTCAGCGGCGTAACCGGCACCGGCAATACCCGCACCGCGCTGTTGATAGAGTGTCTGGCCATTTCCATATATCTCACCGCAGTATATCTCATCAGCGTTTACACTACCCACAGCATCGCCGTAATCTGGTGCTCTGAATACATTTATATTATTATGCTGGCAATCTTTTCCTTCCTCTATATGCGAAATGGAAAATGGAAGGAAAGAAGCATATAA
- a CDS encoding T9SS type A sorting domain-containing protein, whose amino-acid sequence MRKFGLFMMTIVAVICTAKAQIPNAGFEDWTTTGSYEQPNEWATMNPSCTGPFYSCTKSNDHFPVSAGSFSVRIENNTALGQMAGGWGLIASKTMSYPMVPAFPVTGHPDSLFGYYKLISLNSDTAWIKILLYDGGLQVLDKNILLPAAPSWTSFSVPLGTYSTADSAMMILAAFFPNNQLDGPNGNSVVYFDNLSFDNLVGSVNENNNTPRFSMYPNPAIDVVTLNIDTKTNDVKLNIYNVIGGIVRSEPLQNNRQNFSTGDLNNGIYIVEIRSEKGSSKQKLIIQK is encoded by the coding sequence ATGAGAAAATTTGGACTTTTTATGATGACTATTGTTGCAGTTATATGCACTGCAAAAGCACAAATTCCGAATGCGGGATTTGAGGACTGGACCACGACCGGAAGCTATGAACAGCCAAATGAATGGGCCACGATGAATCCCTCTTGTACCGGACCTTTTTATTCATGTACAAAATCGAACGATCATTTTCCTGTATCCGCCGGCAGTTTTTCTGTGCGAATTGAGAATAATACTGCGCTTGGACAAATGGCTGGCGGTTGGGGTTTGATTGCATCGAAAACAATGTCCTATCCTATGGTTCCCGCTTTTCCGGTAACCGGGCATCCGGACAGTCTGTTCGGATATTACAAACTCATCTCGTTAAACAGTGATACCGCGTGGATAAAAATATTACTGTACGATGGTGGTTTGCAGGTGCTGGATAAAAACATCCTGTTGCCGGCAGCTCCATCATGGACATCTTTTTCTGTGCCTTTGGGCACTTATTCAACCGCCGACAGCGCTATGATGATTCTTGCTGCGTTTTTTCCAAACAACCAATTAGACGGACCTAATGGTAATTCGGTAGTCTATTTCGATAATCTGAGCTTTGATAATCTGGTAGGCTCTGTTAATGAAAATAACAATACACCTCGTTTCAGCATGTATCCCAATCCCGCAATAGACGTTGTTACCCTGAACATTGACACTAAAACGAATGATGTGAAATTAAATATTTATAATGTTATTGGTGGCATTGTCCGCTCAGAGCCTCTGCAGAATAACCGACAGAATTTCAGCACCGGCGACTTAAATAATGGTATTTATATTGTTGAAATACGGTCAGAGAAAGGCTCATCAAAACAAAAGCTGATTATTCAGAAGTAA
- a CDS encoding FISUMP domain-containing protein yields MTHKTILSSFLLAATEIFLFLFLSMNGHAQNYLITFEAIGSATSLDSVKTENLTQGHSQTIGGNDILRLIVSSNGIDDIQVPVDLVKVCPNPMQSNAEISFYSPIIGLAKICIYNVSGQQVLCTEDLLSTGLQNYIITGLQEGMYFIRIFGDGYAYSSKLLSTSRIACATQIKYLGNEKRLTKAAPLKSTKATIDMAYASGDNLRFTGYSNNCYGTMIDVPTCSKTINIDFSISLPTITSASATNILNYTAISGGTVVSDGGCIVTARGICYSLYPNPTAANSIIACGAGVGAFIANLSGLTPLTTYYVRAYATNSTGIAYGNEISFSTVDSASLSTTQATSIGGSTAISGGTIYSDGGSFVTMRGVCWDIYPNPMYGVHMTQDGNGTGNFSSSITGLNLGTTYHVRAYAINSVGIAYGDDMMFTTLGSPPIVSSSQPSAVTAVSARINGLVNANVASTDVSVEYGLTNSYGLSINASPSPLTGNINTVVRADISGLSTLTTYHYRIKAENSFGTAYSNDMTFTTNELVTDIDGNIYNTVTIGSQIWMTENLKVTHYRNGNDIPLVTDPSAWQIDTSGAYCDYMNTPLNSLTYGKIYNWYAVNDTSNIAPLGWHAATDLEWATLTSFLGGSSLAGGKLKEAGTAHWQNPNTGATNETGFSALPGGFRDSDGTYELLETATGWWCFSSGGPNNAVYYYTGVNNNSLFNADITGSENAGISVRCVKD; encoded by the coding sequence ATGACACATAAAACAATTTTATCCTCATTTTTACTAGCTGCCACTGAAATATTTTTATTCTTGTTTTTATCGATGAATGGCCATGCTCAGAATTATTTGATAACATTTGAAGCAATTGGTTCGGCTACTTCACTGGACAGCGTGAAGACCGAGAATCTTACGCAAGGTCATTCACAGACTATCGGTGGAAATGATATCCTGAGATTAATTGTTTCAAGTAACGGAATCGATGATATTCAAGTTCCCGTTGATTTAGTTAAGGTCTGTCCGAATCCGATGCAATCAAATGCTGAGATTTCATTTTATTCTCCAATAATCGGATTGGCAAAAATATGTATATATAACGTTTCGGGGCAACAAGTACTCTGCACTGAAGATTTACTTTCAACAGGTCTTCAAAATTATATTATCACAGGTCTGCAAGAGGGCATGTATTTTATCCGGATTTTCGGTGACGGATACGCATACTCGTCTAAGCTATTAAGTACAAGCCGCATTGCTTGTGCAACCCAGATAAAATATCTGGGAAACGAAAAGCGATTGACCAAAGCCGCTCCTCTAAAGAGTACTAAAGCCACAATTGATATGGCTTATGCATCTGGCGATAATCTTCGTTTTACAGGATATTCAAATAACTGTTACGGGACGATGATTGATGTTCCCACATGCAGTAAAACGATTAATATTGATTTTTCCATTTCTCTTCCGACAATTACATCCGCTTCGGCAACAAATATTCTGAATTATACCGCTATATCCGGCGGTACGGTTGTTTCGGATGGCGGCTGTATCGTTACTGCAAGAGGAATCTGTTACAGTCTGTATCCTAATCCTACTGCGGCGAATAGCATTATTGCATGTGGCGCTGGAGTCGGGGCATTTATTGCTAATCTTTCAGGGTTAACGCCGCTAACAACATACTATGTCAGAGCCTATGCGACAAACAGCACAGGTATTGCTTATGGTAATGAAATTAGTTTTTCGACCGTTGATTCGGCGTCATTGTCAACAACTCAGGCGACTTCAATTGGCGGCAGCACTGCTATTAGCGGGGGAACAATTTATAGCGATGGCGGTTCATTTGTCACTATGCGTGGTGTTTGCTGGGATATCTATCCTAATCCGATGTATGGCGTCCACATGACTCAGGATGGTAACGGTACAGGAAATTTTTCCAGTTCTATTACAGGACTTAATCTTGGTACCACGTATCATGTGAGAGCATACGCAATAAATAGTGTTGGAATCGCATATGGCGATGATATGATGTTCACAACCTTAGGGTCGCCTCCAATTGTCTCGTCTTCCCAACCATCGGCAGTGACTGCTGTCTCCGCAAGAATTAATGGCTTGGTAAATGCAAACGTGGCCTCAACAGATGTCAGTGTTGAATATGGTCTTACAAACAGTTACGGCCTAAGTATAAATGCCTCACCAAGCCCGTTAACTGGAAATATTAATACAGTTGTAAGAGCTGATATATCAGGCTTATCAACTCTTACCACCTACCACTACAGAATTAAAGCTGAAAATTCATTTGGAACGGCTTACAGCAATGATATGACCTTCACAACGAATGAACTTGTTACTGATATCGATGGAAATATTTACAATACGGTAACAATAGGTTCGCAAATTTGGATGACGGAGAATTTAAAGGTTACTCATTATCGGAACGGCAATGATATACCATTGGTTACGGATCCATCAGCTTGGCAAATTGACACTTCTGGCGCTTATTGTGATTATATGAATACGCCTTTAAATAGTTTAACTTATGGTAAAATTTATAACTGGTATGCCGTAAACGACACTTCAAACATTGCACCTCTTGGGTGGCACGCAGCAACAGATTTGGAGTGGGCTACGCTTACATCATTTCTTGGTGGTAGCAGTTTGGCGGGAGGCAAACTTAAAGAAGCAGGTACCGCTCATTGGCAAAACCCTAATACTGGTGCAACAAATGAAACTGGTTTCTCGGCGTTACCGGGCGGTTTTCGCGACTCTGATGGAACCTACGAACTTCTTGAAACTGCAACGGGATGGTGGTGCTTTTCTTCAGGTGGACCAAACAATGCTGTTTATTATTATACAGGGGTTAACAATAATAGTTTGTTTAATGCTGACATTACAGGTAGCGAGAATGCTGGAATCTCTGTTCGTTGTGTAAAAGATTAA
- a CDS encoding DUF1566 domain-containing protein codes for MKKKSGIMILPLVLMCLALMLNNGCKKDSNNDSNDQEQPAQLPVLTTVAATSITTVSAICGGDISTDQGSTVTVRGVCWSTGVSPTISDSKTSDGTGNGYYQSNLAGLSPHTTYYFRAYATSSAGTGYGNILSFTTTGSGGTLAIGQTYQGGVIAYMLQAGDIGYDAVVEHGIIVATTDQNNSFTWYNGSYTTTGATATAIGTGNANTNTIFSSQGAGSYAAQSCYDLVVDIYTDWYLPSKDELNKLYENRGAIGTGFANDYWSSSEGSANGAWAQSFSSGNQTSNADKSNAYSVRAVRSF; via the coding sequence ATGAAAAAGAAAAGCGGAATTATGATTTTACCGTTAGTACTAATGTGTTTAGCACTTATGCTCAACAATGGGTGTAAAAAGGACAGTAACAATGATTCAAATGATCAGGAACAGCCGGCGCAGCTGCCTGTCTTGACAACAGTTGCCGCAACAAGTATTACAACGGTTTCTGCTATCTGTGGCGGAGATATTTCGACAGATCAGGGCTCAACTGTGACCGTCCGTGGTGTGTGTTGGAGTACTGGTGTATCGCCAACAATATCAGACTCGAAAACCTCCGATGGTACCGGCAACGGTTATTATCAAAGTAATCTTGCTGGATTATCACCACATACAACATACTATTTCAGGGCGTATGCCACCAGCAGTGCCGGCACAGGATATGGAAACATTCTTTCATTTACAACTACAGGCAGCGGTGGGACACTGGCAATAGGTCAGACTTATCAAGGGGGCGTAATCGCTTACATGTTACAGGCAGGAGATATTGGTTACGATGCGGTTGTTGAGCATGGAATTATAGTTGCAACAACCGACCAGAATAACAGTTTTACATGGTATAATGGAAGTTATACAACTACCGGTGCAACTGCAACAGCTATAGGCACTGGTAATGCAAATACAAACACTATTTTTTCCTCCCAAGGCGCAGGAAGCTATGCCGCTCAGAGTTGCTATGATTTGGTGGTCGATATATACACAGACTGGTACCTGCCGAGCAAAGATGAACTGAATAAACTTTATGAGAACAGAGGTGCCATAGGTACCGGTTTCGCTAACGACTACTGGAGTTCCAGCGAAGGGAGTGCGAATGGGGCTTGGGCGCAGTCATTCAGTAGCGGAAACCAAACAAGTAATGCTGATAAATCAAATGCATATTCTGTTCGGGCTGTCCGCTCATTTTAA
- a CDS encoding T9SS type A sorting domain-containing protein codes for MIDNITFESYFCSSVDYGSSASTSASRIYPNPASSEVTVEAPVISGNPATLDIMNIQGQLIQQQTLLHEKTNIDIRGLAKGVYILMLHSNDNTEVMQMVKE; via the coding sequence ATGATAGATAATATAACTTTCGAAAGCTATTTCTGTAGTTCTGTCGACTATGGATCTTCGGCCAGTACATCTGCCAGCAGGATATACCCCAACCCGGCCAGCTCGGAGGTCACGGTGGAAGCACCTGTGATATCTGGCAACCCGGCAACGTTGGATATCATGAATATCCAAGGGCAATTGATCCAGCAACAAACCCTGCTGCACGAAAAAACAAACATTGACATAAGAGGACTGGCAAAAGGTGTTTACATCTTAATGCTGCACAGTAATGACAATACAGAAGTGATGCAGATGGTGAAAGAATGA